The following are encoded together in the Erwinia sp. E602 genome:
- the pbpC gene encoding penicillin-binding protein 1C — MAGQKPGVRRRLAQNVAVALLLLAAPLVAFRLWPHPPLAAGLPQSVAWLDRNGSLLRLQLASDDRYRLWTPLEAVSPLAVRGLLLHEDRWFYYHPGFNPLSLARGFWRSYVAGGRMQGGSTITMQLARMRWQLNTRTPGGKLLQVLRALQLELSYSKHDILQAYLNYAPYGRNIESIGAASLIYFNKPPAQLTLPEALTLAVLPQSPGLRISPRVGELNPPLLQARNRLFQRWQRRYPTDAGQRALFTLRLALRQPQQLPFIAPHFIEQLQAAAQQSGGAGGQWVSTTLDARMQQLVERQARAFIRRNQGRGIHNTAVLLVDSRDMAVRALVGSADYANRDIYGQVNGTLAKRSPGSALKPFIYALGIEQGVLHPLTVLKDVPSAFGSYAPENFDRRFLGPVTATDALNFSRNIPAVWVASQLHQPGFYQFLQLAGISGMASENHYGLSLVLGGGEVTAQELAKLYAMLANRGELRPLRFRADDPQPAAVRLLSEEASFMTLDMLRQHRRPGDTLAQRPSTLPVYWKTGTSWGFRDAWSVGIFGPYVLVVWQGNFAGQGNSAFIGAEAAAPLFFNIIDSVKASYPGLSEPGHRFPPRLKRVEVCLPSGNLPTQWCQQRGQSWFIPGTSPIKVDTVYRPLQIDNHSGEVACPPWDPQQTHTQVFEFWPSDLAQVFALAGLPKRPPPQAQCQPGGVDGAAPRITSPLRNTTYTLRQSRQGQENISFAAVTDADSSTVYWFVDDIYLGSSASRKPLDWRPTRSGQYRIRAVDDRGRADSRPIAVMLVN; from the coding sequence ATGGCCGGTCAGAAGCCGGGCGTCCGCCGGCGGCTGGCGCAAAACGTGGCGGTGGCGCTGCTGCTGCTGGCGGCGCCGCTGGTGGCCTTCCGTCTGTGGCCCCATCCGCCGCTGGCCGCCGGGCTGCCGCAGTCGGTGGCGTGGCTCGACCGCAACGGCAGCCTGCTGCGCCTGCAGCTGGCCAGCGACGATCGCTACCGGCTGTGGACGCCGCTGGAGGCGGTCTCGCCGCTGGCGGTACGCGGGCTGTTGCTGCATGAAGACCGCTGGTTTTATTACCACCCGGGATTTAATCCGCTCAGCCTGGCGCGTGGTTTCTGGCGCAGCTACGTGGCCGGCGGCCGGATGCAGGGCGGTTCAACCATCACTATGCAGCTGGCGCGCATGCGCTGGCAGCTCAATACCCGCACCCCCGGCGGCAAGCTGCTGCAGGTGCTGCGCGCGCTGCAGCTGGAGCTGAGCTACTCAAAGCACGATATTCTGCAGGCCTACCTCAACTACGCCCCCTACGGCCGCAACATTGAGAGCATCGGCGCGGCCAGCCTGATTTACTTTAATAAGCCACCCGCGCAGCTGACGCTGCCGGAAGCGCTGACCCTGGCGGTGCTGCCACAGTCGCCAGGCCTGCGCATCAGCCCGCGGGTCGGCGAGCTTAACCCGCCGCTGCTGCAGGCGCGCAACCGGCTATTTCAGCGCTGGCAGCGGCGCTATCCCACCGACGCCGGGCAGCGCGCCCTGTTTACCCTGCGGCTGGCGCTGCGCCAGCCGCAGCAGCTGCCGTTTATTGCTCCGCACTTTATCGAACAGCTGCAGGCCGCCGCGCAGCAGTCGGGTGGGGCGGGCGGGCAGTGGGTCAGCACCACGCTGGACGCCCGGATGCAGCAGCTGGTGGAACGCCAGGCGCGGGCGTTTATCCGCCGCAACCAGGGGCGCGGCATCCACAATACGGCGGTGCTGCTGGTGGACAGCCGCGATATGGCGGTGCGCGCGCTGGTCGGCTCGGCAGACTATGCTAACCGCGACATCTACGGCCAGGTCAACGGCACGCTGGCGAAGCGTTCGCCTGGCTCGGCGCTGAAGCCGTTTATCTACGCGCTGGGCATTGAACAGGGGGTGCTGCACCCGCTGACGGTGCTGAAGGACGTACCCTCCGCGTTTGGCAGCTATGCGCCGGAAAACTTTGACCGTCGCTTCCTCGGCCCGGTCACCGCCACCGACGCGCTGAACTTCAGCCGTAATATTCCGGCGGTGTGGGTGGCCTCGCAGCTGCATCAGCCCGGTTTTTATCAGTTTTTGCAGCTGGCCGGTATCAGCGGCATGGCCAGCGAGAACCACTACGGGCTGTCGCTGGTGCTGGGCGGCGGGGAGGTCACCGCCCAGGAGCTGGCAAAACTGTATGCGATGCTGGCCAACCGCGGCGAGCTGCGGCCGCTGCGTTTCCGCGCTGACGATCCGCAGCCGGCCGCCGTACGCCTGCTGAGCGAAGAGGCCAGCTTTATGACCCTGGACATGCTGCGCCAGCACCGCCGCCCCGGCGACACCCTGGCCCAGCGCCCGTCCACGCTGCCGGTCTACTGGAAAACCGGCACCTCGTGGGGCTTCCGTGATGCCTGGAGCGTGGGGATCTTCGGCCCGTACGTGCTGGTGGTGTGGCAGGGGAATTTTGCCGGCCAGGGCAACAGCGCTTTTATCGGCGCTGAGGCGGCCGCGCCGCTGTTTTTCAATATTATCGACAGCGTTAAGGCCAGCTATCCGGGGCTGAGCGAGCCGGGGCACCGCTTCCCGCCGCGGCTGAAGCGGGTGGAGGTCTGCCTGCCGAGCGGCAACCTGCCGACGCAGTGGTGCCAGCAGCGCGGGCAGAGCTGGTTTATTCCCGGCACCTCGCCGATTAAGGTCGATACGGTCTACCGCCCGCTGCAGATCGATAACCACAGCGGTGAGGTGGCCTGCCCGCCGTGGGACCCGCAGCAGACGCATACCCAGGTCTTTGAGTTCTGGCCCTCCGATCTCGCCCAGGTGTTTGCGCTGGCGGGATTGCCGAAGAGGCCGCCGCCGCAGGCGCAGTGCCAGCCGGGCGGCGTGGACGGTGCTGCACCACGCATTACCTCCCCGCTGAGAAACACCACCTACACCCTGCGCCAGTCGCGCCAGGGGCAGGAGAACATCAGCTTTGCGGCGGTGACCGACGCTGACAGCAGCACGGTGTACTGGTTTGTCGATGATATTTATCTCGGCAGCAGCGCCAGCCGCAAACCGCTGGACTGGCGGCCCACGCGTTCGGGTCAGTACCGCATCCGCGCCGTTGACGACCGCGGCCGCGCCGACAGCCGTCCGATCGCTGTGATGCTGGTCAACTAA
- the ndk gene encoding nucleoside-diphosphate kinase, giving the protein MTIERTFSIVKPNAVAKNVIGAIFNRFESAGFKIVGSKMLQLSKEQAEGFYAEHQGKPFFDGLVEFMTSGPVVVSVLEGENAVQRHRDLMGATNPANALAGTLRADYADSFTENATHGSDSAESAAREIAYFFGEGEICPRTR; this is encoded by the coding sequence ATGACTATTGAACGTACTTTTTCCATCGTAAAACCAAACGCAGTGGCAAAAAACGTCATCGGTGCCATCTTCAACCGTTTTGAAAGCGCTGGCTTCAAAATCGTTGGCAGCAAAATGCTGCAGCTGAGCAAAGAGCAGGCTGAAGGCTTCTACGCTGAGCACCAGGGCAAGCCATTCTTCGATGGTCTGGTTGAGTTCATGACCTCTGGTCCGGTAGTGGTTTCCGTGCTGGAAGGCGAAAACGCCGTACAGCGTCACCGCGACCTGATGGGCGCAACCAACCCGGCGAACGCGCTGGCCGGTACCCTGCGTGCTGACTACGCTGACAGCTTCACCGAGAACGCCACCCACGGTTCTGACTCTGCTGAATCTGCTGCCCGCGAAATCGCCTATTTCTTCGGCGAAGGCGAGATCTGCCCGCGCACCCGTTAA